The Pyrus communis chromosome 9, drPyrComm1.1, whole genome shotgun sequence genome has a segment encoding these proteins:
- the LOC137744493 gene encoding uncharacterized protein produces the protein MAASDSVSAAAAVDVDMEILEKENNKNNKVFKAYGDPCLDLFFNVTQLPSDYREEQQETEEEYHTKMFHYLRQQLPLAWSHDPLITLKLIFNLSHCDIDGSKRYSEALEFAAVWLHHNHPNTLLRNFGSLADSFGPLFSLLDVLYGLLVPPQDQLDHTVEELLQRENPNSHADRYAHDPTYRLLHDRGMDAFAERLKSDLEKLKQNKLELKPCDYDDDIEDDTDYTAKRGSLDAHAYHDLRISWAIDCLLTENPWQAHKRRSISLEESTARRLFAPESDVWWEWERLRKEVLAPLKNYSDRQHEFARWERCEVKTYLEEVKAATTIIKPDALLPYDILRHLEDGNVGEAAELQWKSMVQKLKEGGKFKNAWAVCDNSWSESSSLNLGLLVYELSEAPWNGKVMNFCLPDSRGIHSLPQLHSIQGLDNVKSKLSFLTSMGRRTDGVICIDFQMVFDAILDVAVKENLKPEQMIKKLFLFTDCAGYDWKGYDTLYETVRRMFEDKGYGNDAVPHIVFWDVGWGYGSLSFDFPHRGVTVLRGDSKNLVKYFLENGGDFRPHHLMELAIGEKEYQTLAVVD, from the coding sequence atGGCTGCTTCCGATTCGGTTTCGGCGGCTGCTGCTGTCGACGTGGACATGGAGATTCTGGAGAAGGAAAATAACAAGAATAACAAGGTTTTTAAGGCGTACGGCGACCCCTGCCTCGATCTGTTTTTCAACGTCACACAACTACCCAGCGATTACCGGGAGGAGCAACAGGAGACGGAGGAGGAGTATCACACCAAAATGTTTCACTATCTGCGTCAACAGCTCCCCTTGGCCTGGTCCCACGATCCTCTCATCACTCTCAAGCTCATCTTCAACCTCTCTCACTGCGATATCGACGGATCGAAACGGTACAGTGAAGCTTTAGAATTCGCAGCTGTTTGGCTCCACCACAACCACCCCAACACTCTGTTACGCAACTTCGGCTCTCTTGCCGACTCCTTCGGTCCTTTGTTCAGCCTGCTCGACGTTCTGTACGGCCTCCTCGTTCCTCCCCAGGATCAGCTGGATCATACAGTGGAGGAGTTACTTCAACGCGAGAATCCGAATTCTCATGCTGATCGGTACGCCCACGACCCGACTTACAGGCTGTTGCACGACCGGGGTATGGATGCTTTTGCGGAGCGGTTGAAGTCAGATCTTGAAAAATTGAAGCAGAACAAGCTCGAGCTCAAGCCGTGTGATTATGATGACGATATTGAGGATGATACCGACTACACTGCTAAACGCGGTTCTCTTGATGCTCATGCTTATCATGATCTTCGCATTTCTTGGGCTATAGATTGTTTACTTACGGAGAACCCCTGGCAGGCACATAAGAGGCGCTCCATTTCGCTGGAAGAAAGCACTGCGAGGAGGCTTTTCGCCCCCGAATCAGATGTATGGTGGGAGTGGGAGCGGCTGAGGAAGGAGGTTTTGGCGCCCTTGAAAAACTACTCTGATCGTCAACATGAATTTGCCAGGTGGGAGCGCTGCGAGGTGAAGACGTACTTGGAGGAGGTGAAAGCAGCAACAACAATAATAAAGCCCGACGCTTTGCTTCCATATGACATCCTCCGCCATCTGGAAGATGGCAATGTTGGGGAAGCGGCAGAGCTTCAGTGGAAGTCAATGGTGCAAAAGCTCAAGGAGGGGGGCAAATTCAAAAACGCCTGGGCCGTATGTGACAACAGCTGGTCCGAGTCTAGTAGTCTGAATTTGGGACTTTTGGTGTATGAACTGAGTGAAGCGCCATGGAACGGAAAGGTGATGAATTTCTGTCTGCCTGATTCCCGCGGCATTCATTCTTTGCCCCAGCTGCATTCCATTCAAGGCCTCGACAATGTTAAGTCCAAGTTGTCCTTTCTGACGAGTATGGGGAGGAGAACAGACGGTGTCATATGTATTGATTTTCAAATGGTGTTTGATGCGATCTTGGACGTGGCTGTcaaggagaatttgaagccagaGCAGATGATCAAGAAGCTGTTTCTGTTCACCGACTGCGCAGGCTATGATTGGAAGGGCTACGATACTCTGTATGAGACCGTACGGAGAATGTTTGAGGACAAGGGGTATGGGAATGATGCGGTGCCACATATTGTGTTTTGGGATGTTGGGTGGGGGTATGGTTCTCTATCCTTTGACTTTCCTCATAGAGGGGTGACGGTGTTGCGTGGTGACTCCAAAAATTTGGTCAAATACTTCTTGGAAAATGGTGGGGATTTTCGCCCTCACCATCTCATGGAACTAGCTATTGGCGAGAAAGAGTATCAAACTCTTGCTGTAGTCGACTGA
- the LOC137744494 gene encoding uncharacterized protein has protein sequence MAEQDQEIVPVRRPMRDSFDPQDLDQPSCIAFQPNIDRTCMLSPKLLNMLPHFNGESLKEDPYAHIQEFFDICKTQHIRELSADEIKLLLFPFSLKGDAKKWLRSLPANSITAWGQLAKQFIKKFFPAHKKKQLKGEIQSFVQRDGDSFHEAWDHFNKLLINCPNHNLPGDEQVQAFYEGLNDSNKAIVDSACNGMLMKMSDEEATGMYEELAENSQQFNARGRQAKRGAYAINANDGIQAEMAAMKYCSTYQALSPQSSQKASTSDVCAICSKNDHATNLCPMTSFSDQVQVNFVGQGGYSAKNNPYSNTYNPGWRDHPNFSCANQRNVLNPSQGNTQLQGTAPGFSELKRSSLEDSIAALAQSQLAFQQSTQTFQQQTQAATQTTQASLRKLEIQLRLGFEKYDDSDQETATAPAAATARVLDDGCCSD, from the exons ATGGCCGAGCAAGATCAGGAAATTGTGCCGGTTAGAAGGCCGATGAGGGATTCTTTTGACCCCCAGGATTTGGATCAGCCCTCGTGCATTGCATTCCAACCTAATATTGACAGAACTTGTATGTTATCTCCTAAACTGCTCAATATGCTTCCTCACTTCAATGGAGAATCTCTAAAAGAAGATCCTTATGCACACATTCAAGAGTTCTTCGACATATGCAAAACGCAGCACATTAGGGAACTTAGTGCCGATGAGATTAAATTGCTTTTATTCCCCTTTTCTTTAAAAGGAGATGCCAAAAAGTGGTTGCGTTCATTACCTGCCAATTCCATCACTGCTTGGGGACAATTGGCTAAACAGTTCATAAAGAAGTTCTTCCCTGCGCACAAGAAAAAACAATTGAAAGGAGAGATTCAATCCTTTGTTCAAAGAGATGGCGACTCATTCCATGAGGCGTGGGATCACTTTAATAAATTGCTTATCAATTGTCCGAATCACAATTTGCCCGGAGATGAACAGGTACAAGCATTTTATGAAGGATTAAATGATTCGAATAAAGCCATTGTGGATTCCGCTTGCAATGGCATGTTAATGAAGATGAGTGACGAGGAAGCTACTGGAATGTACGAGGAACTTGCAGAGAACTCGCAACAATTTAATGCACGGGGACGTCAGGCTAAAAGGGGCGCATATGCAATAAATGCTAATGATGGTATACAAGCTGAGATGGCTGCCATGAAATATTGCAGCACTTATCAAGCCTTGTCGCCTCAAAGTTCTCAAAAAGCTTCTACGTCTGATGTATGTGCAATCTGTTCTAAAAATGATCATGCTACAAATTTGTGTCCGATGACTTCATTTTCGGATCAAGTGCAAGTTAATTTTGTTGGCCAAGGAGGGTACTCTGCAAAGAACAATCCATATTCAAatacatataatccaggttggcgGGATCACCCTAATTTTAGTTGTGCAAATCAGCGGAATGTATTGAATCCTTCACAAGGGAACACACAACTTCAAGGGACTGCTCCAGGATTCTCCGAACTGAAGAGGTCGTCTTTGGAGGATAGCATAGCTGCCCTTGCACAAAGTCAGCTTGCGTTTCAACAAAGCACCCAGACTTTCCAGCAACAAACACAAGCTGCTACTCAGACTACTCAAGCTTCACTTCGGAAATTGGAAATTCAATTAA ggttagggtttgagaAATACGATGATTCAGATCAAGAAACCGCCACTGCTCCTGCCGCCGCCACCGCAAGGGTGCTTGACGACGGCTGCTGTTCCGACTAG